Proteins encoded by one window of Pseudomonas coleopterorum:
- a CDS encoding MlaA family lipoprotein: MARKFLLMATLLCAGLAQADDSTVQKVDSDGFKQPLQVLKFNPGLDQREFERSTLTALNVYDPLENLNRRLYHFNYRFDEWVFLPVVNGYTYITPSFLRTGVSNFFSNLGEVPSLVNSLLQFKGKRALDTSGRLLVNTTLGVAGLWDPATWFGLQKQSEDFGQTLGFYGVPNGAYLVLPILGPSNLRDTTGLVFDFAVENQINFLNVAEVSSNHPELWALRAVDRRYSNSFRYGQMNSPFEYEKVRYVYTEARKLQIAE, translated from the coding sequence GTGGCTAGAAAATTCCTGTTGATGGCAACGCTGCTCTGCGCAGGCCTTGCCCAGGCCGACGACAGCACCGTACAGAAGGTCGACAGCGACGGCTTCAAACAACCGTTGCAGGTACTCAAGTTCAACCCGGGTCTGGATCAGCGCGAGTTCGAGCGCTCCACCCTGACGGCGTTGAACGTGTACGACCCGCTGGAAAACCTGAACCGACGCCTCTACCACTTCAACTACCGCTTCGACGAGTGGGTGTTCCTGCCGGTGGTGAATGGCTACACCTATATCACGCCGTCGTTCCTGCGCACCGGCGTGAGCAACTTCTTCAGCAACCTGGGGGAAGTGCCGAGCCTGGTCAACAGCCTGCTGCAGTTCAAGGGCAAGCGTGCCCTGGACACGTCCGGACGATTGCTGGTGAACACCACGCTGGGTGTGGCGGGACTGTGGGATCCGGCGACCTGGTTCGGCCTGCAGAAGCAGTCCGAGGATTTCGGCCAGACCCTGGGCTTCTACGGTGTACCCAACGGTGCCTACCTGGTGCTGCCGATTCTGGGTCCGTCCAACCTGCGTGACACCACTGGCCTGGTGTTCGACTTTGCCGTCGAGAACCAGATCAACTTCCTCAATGTGGCCGAGGTGAGCAGCAACCACCCGGAGCTGTGGGCACTGCGCGCCGTGGATCGGCGCTACAGCAACAGCTTTCGCTACGGTCAGATGAACTCGCCGTTCGAGTACGAGAAGGTGCGCTACGTGTATACCGAGGCGCGTAAGCTGCAGATCGCCGAGTAG
- a CDS encoding serine/threonine protein kinase — protein sequence MLRSLRFAALLGGLIMSASALAKDIDPATYGYPLTNPFEATIASTPPELRPKLPLDEDIDQADYSLNLRPEREFILPDNFWAVKKLRYRLAQQDHAAPLIFLIAGTGAPYSSSLNEYLKKLYYQAGYHVVQLSSPTSFDFISAASRFATPGVTREDAEDLYRVMQAVRAQHPKLPITEFYLTGYSLGALDAAFVSQLDETRRSFNFKKVLLLNPPVNLYTSITNLDKLVQTQVKGINNSTTFYELVLNKLTRYFQQKGYIDLNDALLYDFQQSKQHLSNEQMAMLIGTSFRFSAADIAFTSDLINRRGLITPPKYPISEGTSLTPFLRRALQCDFDCYLTEQVIPMWRARTDGGSLLQLVDQVSLYGIKDYLQNSPKISVMHNADDVILGPGDLGFLRKTFGDRLTVYPYGGHCGNLNYRVNSDAMLEFFRG from the coding sequence ATGCTCCGATCATTGCGCTTCGCTGCCCTGCTTGGCGGCCTCATCATGAGTGCGTCCGCGTTGGCGAAGGATATCGACCCCGCCACCTATGGCTATCCGCTCACCAACCCGTTCGAGGCCACCATCGCGTCGACGCCGCCGGAGTTGCGCCCCAAGCTGCCTCTGGACGAAGACATCGATCAGGCCGACTACAGCCTGAACCTGCGCCCGGAGCGCGAGTTCATCCTGCCGGACAATTTCTGGGCGGTGAAGAAACTGCGCTATCGACTGGCCCAGCAGGATCATGCCGCGCCGCTGATCTTTCTCATCGCCGGTACCGGTGCGCCCTATAGCAGCTCGCTCAACGAATACCTGAAGAAGCTGTATTACCAAGCCGGCTACCACGTTGTTCAGCTGTCCTCGCCGACCAGCTTCGACTTCATCAGCGCTGCCTCGCGCTTCGCCACACCGGGCGTGACCCGCGAAGATGCCGAAGACCTGTACCGAGTCATGCAGGCCGTGCGTGCACAGCACCCCAAGTTGCCGATCACCGAGTTCTATCTGACCGGCTACAGCCTTGGTGCGCTGGACGCGGCATTCGTCAGCCAACTGGATGAAACGCGCCGCAGTTTCAATTTCAAGAAAGTGCTGCTGCTCAACCCGCCGGTCAATCTGTACACGTCGATCACCAACCTCGACAAACTGGTGCAGACGCAGGTCAAGGGCATCAACAACAGCACCACGTTCTATGAACTGGTCCTGAACAAGCTGACGCGCTACTTCCAGCAGAAGGGCTACATCGACCTCAACGATGCCCTGCTCTACGATTTCCAGCAGTCCAAGCAGCACCTGTCCAATGAACAGATGGCCATGTTGATCGGCACCTCGTTCCGCTTCTCCGCCGCCGACATTGCCTTCACGTCCGACCTGATCAACCGCCGTGGGCTGATCACGCCGCCCAAGTATCCGATCAGTGAAGGCACCAGCCTCACGCCGTTCCTGCGCCGGGCGCTGCAGTGCGACTTCGACTGCTACCTGACCGAGCAGGTGATTCCGATGTGGCGCGCCCGTACCGATGGCGGCAGCCTGCTGCAGCTGGTGGATCAGGTGAGCCTGTATGGCATCAAGGACTACCTGCAGAACAGCCCCAAGATCAGCGTCATGCACAATGCCGACGACGTGATCCTGGGCCCTGGCGACCTGGGCTTCCTGCGCAAGACCTTTGGCGATCGCCTGACCGTTTACCCTTATGGCGGCCATTGCGGCAACCTCAATTACCGCGTCAACAGCGACGCTATGCTGGAGTTCTTCCGTGGCTAG
- a CDS encoding DUF2062 domain-containing protein, producing the protein MPRRLFKRYMPDPETIREHKSLRFLGRLLQDANLWHLNRHSVARAMAVGLFAAFMPIPLQMVLAAALAIMVRGNMPIAVSLVWLTNPITMPPVFYCTYKVGSWLLGQPPRQLPDSYSWDWVMSQMSTLWQPFLLGSVVTGLVLGALAYLLTMLYWRWWVSRQWRRRKQRR; encoded by the coding sequence ATGCCGCGTCGCCTGTTCAAGCGCTACATGCCGGACCCTGAGACGATCCGCGAACACAAGTCGCTGCGATTTCTGGGTCGTCTCCTGCAGGACGCCAATCTGTGGCATCTGAATCGTCATTCCGTGGCTCGGGCCATGGCGGTCGGGCTATTCGCCGCGTTCATGCCGATTCCCCTGCAGATGGTCTTGGCGGCGGCGTTGGCGATCATGGTGCGTGGCAACATGCCCATCGCGGTCAGCCTGGTGTGGCTGACCAACCCGATCACCATGCCGCCGGTGTTCTATTGCACCTACAAGGTGGGATCGTGGCTGCTGGGCCAGCCGCCCCGGCAACTGCCCGATTCCTACAGCTGGGACTGGGTCATGAGCCAGATGTCCACGCTGTGGCAGCCGTTCCTGCTCGGTTCGGTGGTGACGGGCCTGGTCCTGGGTGCCCTGGCCTACCTGTTGACCATGCTGTACTGGCGCTGGTGGGTGAGCCGCCAGTGGCGCCGACGCAAGCAACGGCGCTAG
- a CDS encoding DNA internalization-related competence protein ComEC/Rec2, whose translation MRTAMLALATGMVCLRGLPALPSLGWLMGMAAVASLSLVARRWHFGLFLLGLCWACLHAHWAMNDQLALALDGQTLWLEGEVVGLPAANGSSVRFELTNAWSRRAQLPSRLRLAWYGGPPVASGERWRLAVKLKRPRALVNPGGFDARAWALALAKGFGATGSVKAGERVRTARLAWRDGLRQRLLAVDSQQQGGTLAALLLGDGSAVSRQQWEVLQATGTVHLLVISGQHVGLLAGLVYGLVALLTKVGLWPARWPWLPCACALAFAAALSYGLLAGFQVPVRRACIMIGLVLMWRLRFRHLGVWWPLLLAFTLVLLVDPLVSLQPGFWLSFTAVGVLLLTFSGRLGGWRWWQAWTRAQCCVAVGLLPVMVALALPVSVSGPLVNLLAVPWISLVVLPVAMAGAVLLPVPWIGESLLWLAGGALRGLFQWLTWSAEWSPPWLPPGVSPEVWLVLAIGILLLLLPAGVPLRWLSVPMVGLLLFSPRQAPPVGQADIWVLDVGQGLAVLVRTAHHQVLYDTGPGLGEVDAGASVVVPSLVALGVRRLDAMIISHAHLDHSGGAGSVRRRLPVTQTLAGEPDALPAAWQAQPCKPGRSWEWDGVRFVLWRWPSAVPGNPASCVLWVEANGERLLLAGDIDASAERALLASGLSPQAHWLQAPHHGSKTSSSKPFLEAVQPHAALISRGHDNTFGHPHADVLARYQALGITPHDTAEAGALRVQLGTHGPVQLQRDQRRFWRDAAVKP comes from the coding sequence ATGCGCACGGCGATGTTGGCGCTGGCGACAGGGATGGTGTGTCTGCGTGGCTTGCCGGCCTTGCCGTCGCTGGGCTGGTTGATGGGCATGGCGGCGGTTGCATCGCTATCGCTGGTGGCGCGCCGCTGGCACTTCGGGCTGTTTCTGCTGGGATTGTGCTGGGCATGCCTGCATGCCCACTGGGCGATGAATGATCAACTGGCGCTCGCGCTCGATGGGCAGACCCTGTGGCTCGAAGGCGAAGTGGTCGGTTTGCCTGCGGCGAACGGCAGCAGCGTGCGCTTCGAACTGACGAATGCCTGGTCGCGCCGCGCGCAGTTGCCGTCACGGCTGCGTCTGGCCTGGTACGGTGGCCCGCCGGTGGCCAGCGGTGAACGGTGGCGCCTGGCGGTAAAGCTCAAACGCCCGCGTGCGTTGGTCAATCCCGGCGGTTTCGACGCCCGGGCCTGGGCCTTGGCCTTGGCCAAAGGGTTTGGCGCCACGGGCAGCGTCAAGGCCGGCGAGCGGGTGCGTACAGCCCGCCTGGCCTGGCGCGATGGGCTGCGCCAGCGTCTGCTGGCGGTCGACAGCCAACAACAGGGCGGTACCCTGGCCGCGTTGCTGCTGGGTGACGGTTCCGCGGTCTCGCGCCAGCAGTGGGAAGTGCTCCAGGCCACCGGCACCGTGCATCTGTTGGTCATTTCCGGCCAGCATGTCGGCCTGCTGGCGGGGCTGGTGTATGGACTGGTGGCTTTGTTGACCAAAGTCGGTCTGTGGCCGGCGCGGTGGCCGTGGTTACCCTGCGCGTGCGCCTTGGCGTTCGCCGCCGCGTTGTCATACGGATTGCTGGCCGGCTTCCAGGTGCCGGTACGTCGGGCCTGCATCATGATCGGCCTGGTGCTGATGTGGCGGCTGCGCTTTCGCCACCTGGGCGTCTGGTGGCCGCTGCTGCTGGCGTTCACCCTGGTGTTGCTGGTCGACCCGTTGGTGAGCCTGCAGCCCGGCTTCTGGCTATCATTCACTGCCGTGGGGGTGTTGCTGCTGACGTTCTCAGGGCGCCTCGGGGGGTGGCGCTGGTGGCAGGCCTGGACGCGTGCGCAGTGCTGCGTAGCCGTCGGGCTGCTGCCGGTGATGGTGGCCCTGGCCCTGCCGGTCAGTGTCAGCGGGCCGCTGGTCAATTTGCTCGCCGTACCCTGGATCAGCCTCGTGGTGCTGCCGGTGGCCATGGCCGGCGCCGTGCTGCTACCAGTACCCTGGATCGGCGAAAGCCTGTTGTGGCTGGCCGGCGGGGCATTGCGCGGGCTGTTTCAATGGCTGACCTGGAGCGCCGAATGGAGCCCTCCCTGGCTGCCGCCCGGCGTGTCGCCAGAAGTATGGCTGGTGCTCGCGATCGGCATCCTGCTGCTGTTGCTGCCAGCGGGCGTGCCGTTGCGCTGGCTGAGCGTGCCGATGGTCGGGCTGCTGCTGTTCAGTCCGCGTCAGGCGCCGCCCGTGGGCCAGGCCGATATCTGGGTGCTGGACGTTGGCCAGGGCCTGGCGGTGCTGGTACGCACCGCCCATCACCAAGTGCTCTATGACACCGGTCCTGGACTGGGCGAAGTCGATGCCGGCGCCAGTGTCGTCGTGCCCAGCCTGGTCGCGCTGGGCGTACGGCGCCTGGATGCGATGATCATCAGTCATGCTCACCTCGATCACTCCGGCGGTGCAGGCTCCGTGCGGCGACGCCTGCCCGTCACTCAGACATTGGCCGGCGAACCCGACGCGCTGCCGGCTGCGTGGCAGGCGCAGCCCTGCAAGCCCGGTCGTAGTTGGGAATGGGATGGGGTCAGGTTCGTGCTGTGGCGCTGGCCGTCGGCGGTGCCCGGCAATCCTGCTTCCTGCGTGCTCTGGGTCGAAGCCAATGGCGAGCGGCTGTTGCTCGCAGGCGACATCGACGCGTCGGCCGAAAGGGCCCTGCTCGCCAGTGGCCTGTCGCCTCAGGCGCATTGGTTGCAGGCGCCGCATCATGGTAGCAAGACCTCATCGAGCAAGCCGTTCCTGGAAGCGGTGCAGCCTCACGCCGCGCTGATATCGCGTGGCCACGACAATACCTTTGGTCATCCTCATGCTGACGTGCTGGCGCGTTACCAGGCATTGGGCATCACCCCTCACGACACGGCCGAGGCGGGCGCATTGCGCGTCCAGTTGGGGACCCATGGTCCCGTGCAGTTGCAGCGCGACCAGCGACGTTTCTGGCGTGACGCGGCCGTTAAGCCCTGA
- a CDS encoding MotA/TolQ/ExbB proton channel family protein, translating into MWELVKSGGWMMLPIIVSSIVALAIIAERLWTLRASRVSPAHLVGQVWRWKKDKQLSKEKLKELRADSPLGEILAAGLANSRHGREIMKESIEEAASRVIHELERYISTLGTIAAMAPLLGLLGTVIGMIEIFGSFTGGAVSGNPSVMAGGISKALVTTASGLIVAIPALFFHRLLQRRIDELVVGMEQEAIKLVEVVQGDREVDLAEEKA; encoded by the coding sequence GTGTGGGAATTGGTTAAGTCTGGCGGCTGGATGATGTTGCCAATCATAGTGAGCTCCATCGTTGCGCTGGCCATCATCGCCGAGCGCTTGTGGACCTTGCGTGCCAGCCGCGTCTCGCCCGCCCATCTGGTCGGCCAGGTCTGGCGCTGGAAGAAAGACAAGCAGTTGAGCAAGGAAAAGCTCAAGGAGCTGCGCGCCGACTCGCCCCTCGGTGAAATTCTCGCCGCTGGCCTGGCCAACTCGCGTCATGGTCGCGAAATCATGAAGGAAAGCATCGAGGAAGCCGCCAGCCGCGTCATCCACGAGCTGGAACGCTATATCAGCACCCTGGGCACCATCGCCGCGATGGCCCCACTGCTCGGCCTGCTGGGCACGGTGATCGGCATGATCGAGATCTTCGGCTCGTTCACCGGCGGCGCCGTGAGCGGCAACCCCAGCGTCATGGCCGGCGGGATCTCCAAGGCACTGGTCACCACCGCGTCCGGCCTGATCGTCGCGATCCCGGCGCTGTTCTTCCATCGCCTGCTGCAGCGCCGCATCGATGAGTTGGTAGTGGGCATGGAACAGGAAGCCATCAAGCTGGTGGAAGTCGTGCAGGGTGATCGCGAGGTCGACCTGGCCGAGGAAAAAGCGTGA
- a CDS encoding ExbD/TolR family protein, which produces MKFRRRSRENIELNLISLIDVVFVLLLFFVITTTFTRETQLRVELPEAVNGAPEQASDLKRVDIAISAEGVYAVNNQLLPKSDLPTLIEALRTASAGDSTLPLSISADGKTPHQAVISAMDAAGKLGFSQISMITVEAQANP; this is translated from the coding sequence GTGAAGTTTCGTCGTCGCAGTCGGGAGAACATCGAGCTCAACCTGATCTCGCTGATAGACGTCGTCTTCGTGCTGCTGCTGTTCTTCGTGATCACCACCACGTTCACCCGCGAGACCCAGTTGCGTGTCGAGCTTCCCGAAGCGGTGAATGGCGCGCCGGAGCAGGCCAGTGACCTCAAGCGCGTCGACATCGCCATCAGCGCCGAGGGCGTCTACGCGGTCAACAACCAGCTGCTGCCCAAGAGCGATCTACCGACCTTGATCGAGGCCCTGCGCACGGCATCGGCGGGTGACAGCACGTTGCCCCTGTCGATCAGTGCCGATGGCAAGACGCCCCATCAGGCAGTGATCAGTGCCATGGATGCTGCCGGCAAGCTCGGCTTCAGCCAGATCAGCATGATCACCGTCGAGGCGCAGGCAAATCCCTGA
- the lpxK gene encoding tetraacyldisaccharide 4'-kinase, translated as MSLADRLSAAWYTGHRALWLLRPLECLYRHVVLRKRRRFEAGQGEIYRAPVPVLVVGNITLGGTGKTPMILWLIEHCRARGLRVGVVSRGYGAQPPSLPWRVSADQDAAQAGDEPLLIVRRSGVPLVIDPDRGRAVRALLDAEPVDLVLSDDGLQHYRLARDIELVLIDAARGLGNGRCLPAGPLREPAERLQTVDAVLCNGAANDSPQGYGLTLQAQALINVRSGERRPLSHFPPGQPLHAVAGIGNPQRFFDTLQALHWQPVAHPFADHARFTLQALSFEPPLPVVMTEKDAVKCREFAAADWWYLAVDAQPSPRFIGWLDQRLTDLLP; from the coding sequence ATGAGCCTCGCCGACCGCTTGTCCGCCGCCTGGTACACCGGCCATCGTGCGCTTTGGTTGTTACGTCCGCTGGAATGCCTGTACCGCCACGTCGTGCTGCGCAAGCGGCGGCGCTTCGAGGCCGGGCAGGGCGAGATCTACCGGGCACCGGTACCGGTGCTGGTGGTCGGCAACATTACCCTTGGTGGCACCGGCAAGACACCGATGATCCTCTGGCTGATCGAGCACTGCCGCGCCCGCGGCCTGCGCGTCGGCGTGGTCAGTCGTGGCTACGGCGCCCAGCCGCCGAGCCTGCCGTGGCGGGTCAGCGCCGATCAGGACGCTGCCCAGGCGGGCGATGAGCCACTGCTGATCGTGCGGCGTAGTGGCGTACCGCTGGTGATCGACCCCGATCGGGGCCGCGCCGTGCGTGCGCTGCTCGACGCCGAACCCGTCGACCTCGTCCTCAGTGACGATGGCCTGCAGCACTACCGCCTGGCTCGCGACATCGAACTGGTGCTGATCGACGCCGCGCGCGGGCTGGGCAACGGCCGCTGCCTGCCTGCAGGTCCGTTGCGCGAACCTGCCGAACGCCTGCAGACGGTGGATGCCGTGCTGTGCAACGGTGCCGCCAACGATTCCCCGCAAGGCTACGGCCTGACGTTGCAAGCCCAGGCGCTGATCAACGTGCGCAGCGGCGAACGCCGACCCTTGAGCCATTTTCCCCCTGGGCAGCCGCTGCACGCCGTGGCCGGTATCGGTAATCCGCAACGTTTCTTCGACACCCTGCAGGCGCTACACTGGCAGCCTGTCGCGCACCCTTTCGCCGATCATGCCCGGTTCACGCTCCAGGCCCTGAGTTTCGAGCCGCCGCTGCCGGTGGTCATGACCGAGAAGGATGCCGTGAAATGCCGCGAGTTCGCCGCCGCGGATTGGTGGTACCTGGCCGTCGACGCCCAGCCCTCGCCACGCTTCATCGGTTGGCTCGACCAGCGTCTGACCGACCTTTTGCCCTGA
- a CDS encoding Trm112 family protein, producing the protein MDTKLLDILACPITKGPLKLSADKTELISKGAGLAYPIRDGIPVMLETEARTLTDDERLDK; encoded by the coding sequence ATGGACACCAAATTGCTCGACATTCTCGCCTGCCCGATCACCAAGGGTCCGCTCAAGCTCAGCGCCGACAAGACCGAACTGATCAGCAAGGGCGCAGGCCTGGCGTACCCCATTCGCGACGGCATTCCGGTGATGCTGGAAACCGAAGCCCGCACCCTCACCGACGACGAGCGCCTGGATAAATGA
- the kdsB gene encoding 3-deoxy-manno-octulosonate cytidylyltransferase, with the protein MSTAFTVVIPARYQSTRLPGKPLQMIAGKPMIQHVWEQACKSSAARVVVATDDGRIESACRAFGAEVVMTRPDHESGTDRLAEVCQALGLDADAIVVNVQGDEPLIPPVVIDQVAANLAASREAAMATLAEPIADVEALFNPNVVKVVTDLNGLALTFSRAPLPWARDEFANDRDVLPAQVPYRRHIGIYAYRAGFLQDFVQWGPCWLESTERLEQLRALWHGVRIHVADAVQAPPAGVDTAEDLERVRRLLAS; encoded by the coding sequence ATGAGCACGGCCTTCACTGTCGTGATCCCCGCCCGCTACCAGTCGACGCGCCTGCCGGGCAAGCCGCTGCAGATGATCGCCGGCAAGCCGATGATCCAGCATGTCTGGGAACAGGCTTGCAAGAGTTCGGCAGCACGGGTGGTGGTCGCCACCGACGATGGCCGCATCGAGTCCGCCTGCCGTGCCTTTGGCGCCGAAGTGGTGATGACCCGTCCTGACCACGAGTCCGGCACCGACCGCCTGGCCGAGGTCTGCCAGGCGCTGGGTCTGGATGCCGACGCGATCGTGGTCAATGTGCAGGGTGACGAGCCGTTGATTCCGCCGGTGGTGATCGACCAGGTGGCGGCCAATCTCGCCGCCAGTCGCGAGGCCGCCATGGCGACCTTGGCCGAGCCGATCGCAGACGTGGAGGCACTGTTCAACCCCAACGTGGTCAAGGTCGTCACGGACCTTAACGGCCTGGCGCTGACCTTCAGCCGCGCACCGCTGCCCTGGGCGCGCGATGAGTTCGCCAACGATCGCGACGTCCTGCCAGCCCAGGTGCCCTATCGTCGTCACATCGGCATCTATGCCTACCGTGCCGGCTTCCTGCAGGATTTCGTGCAGTGGGGCCCTTGCTGGCTGGAAAGCACCGAGCGTCTGGAGCAGCTGCGCGCGCTCTGGCACGGTGTGCGCATCCATGTCGCCGATGCCGTGCAGGCGCCACCCGCCGGTGTCGACACCGCCGAAGATCTTGAGCGCGTGCGGCGCCTGCTGGCGTCATGA
- the murB gene encoding UDP-N-acetylmuramate dehydrogenase produces the protein MSLDIRANQSLKPYNTFGIDVRAAFFVSVHSDGELEQALAWAATRNLRVLVIGGGSNLLLTTDLSELLVVRMDSRGVRVLEENGDQVLLEAEAGEPWHPFVLQTLELGLAGLENLSLIPGTVGAAPMQNIGAYGVEIKDVFAGLTALDRDTLQVRDFSVTECAFGYRDSVFKRQPGRWVILRVRFKLSGSAPVHLDYGPVRQRLADQGIQHPTPKDVSAAICSIRREKLPDPAELGNAGSFFKNPVVTAPVLDAIRREHPDAVAYPQADGLFKLAAGWLIERAGWKGYRDGDAGVHRLQSLVLVNYGGASGQELYALAQRIQDDIQSRFGVTLEMEPNLY, from the coding sequence ATGAGCCTGGACATCCGCGCCAACCAGTCGCTCAAGCCCTACAACACGTTCGGCATCGACGTTCGCGCGGCGTTCTTCGTCTCCGTGCACAGCGATGGCGAACTGGAGCAGGCGCTGGCGTGGGCGGCGACGAGGAATCTGCGCGTGCTGGTCATCGGTGGCGGCAGCAACCTGCTGCTGACCACCGACCTGAGCGAGCTGCTGGTGGTGCGCATGGACAGTCGTGGCGTCCGTGTGCTCGAAGAAAATGGCGATCAGGTATTGCTGGAAGCCGAAGCCGGCGAGCCGTGGCATCCTTTCGTGTTGCAGACGCTCGAGCTGGGTCTGGCGGGGCTGGAAAACCTCAGCCTGATCCCCGGCACCGTGGGCGCGGCACCGATGCAGAACATCGGTGCCTACGGTGTCGAGATCAAGGACGTGTTCGCCGGTCTGACCGCGCTTGACCGGGACACGCTGCAGGTCCGCGACTTCAGTGTCACCGAATGCGCCTTCGGCTATCGCGACAGCGTGTTCAAGCGCCAGCCCGGACGCTGGGTGATCCTGCGTGTGCGTTTCAAGCTGTCGGGTTCGGCGCCGGTGCATCTGGACTACGGCCCTGTGCGTCAACGATTGGCCGACCAGGGTATCCAGCACCCCACGCCCAAGGACGTCAGTGCCGCGATCTGCAGCATTCGTCGAGAGAAGCTTCCCGATCCTGCCGAGCTGGGCAACGCCGGCAGCTTCTTCAAGAATCCGGTAGTGACCGCGCCGGTGCTGGACGCCATTCGCCGCGAGCACCCTGATGCAGTGGCCTATCCCCAGGCCGATGGGCTCTTCAAGCTGGCGGCCGGCTGGTTGATCGAGCGCGCAGGCTGGAAAGGCTATCGCGACGGCGACGCTGGCGTGCACCGCTTGCAGTCGCTGGTGCTGGTCAACTACGGCGGCGCCTCGGGCCAGGAGCTGTACGCGCTGGCCCAGCGCATCCAGGACGATATTCAGTCGCGCTTTGGCGTAACGCTGGAAATGGAACCCAACCTGTATTGA
- a CDS encoding nucleotidyltransferase family protein: MSAIIAPCALILAAGEGRRFQEAAGQGSDKLLARCRGLDGIERSVIEQVLRNLGEAVERRVLVTRAHKTQVIEVAQTYGCEVVLLDSAGMGDSLRTGVEASANADGWLVCLGDMPFVTAGTFAKVYQSMAPERISIAHGPQGKGHPVGFGRAFREQLLLLRGDQGARKLFAEEHLHRVACDDLGIYRDVDRPDDLI; the protein is encoded by the coding sequence ATGTCAGCCATCATTGCACCTTGCGCCCTGATCCTCGCTGCGGGAGAGGGTCGGCGTTTTCAGGAAGCGGCAGGGCAGGGCAGCGACAAACTGCTCGCTCGGTGTCGAGGGTTGGATGGCATCGAGCGCAGCGTCATCGAGCAGGTGCTGCGCAATCTCGGCGAGGCAGTCGAGCGTCGCGTGCTGGTCACCCGTGCGCACAAGACACAGGTGATAGAGGTTGCCCAGACTTACGGCTGCGAAGTGGTGCTGCTCGACTCCGCAGGCATGGGCGACAGCCTGCGCACCGGCGTCGAGGCCAGTGCCAACGCCGATGGCTGGTTGGTGTGCCTGGGCGACATGCCGTTCGTGACCGCTGGCACCTTCGCCAAGGTGTACCAGTCCATGGCGCCGGAGCGCATCAGCATCGCCCATGGCCCCCAAGGGAAGGGGCACCCGGTGGGCTTTGGCCGCGCTTTCCGCGAACAGCTGCTGCTGTTGCGTGGCGATCAAGGTGCACGAAAGCTGTTTGCCGAAGAACACCTGCATCGTGTGGCGTGTGATGACCTGGGCATCTACCGCGATGTGGATCGGCCTGACGACCTGATTTGA
- the dinB gene encoding DNA polymerase IV, with amino-acid sequence MTQRKIIHVDCDCFYAAIEMRDDPRLAGKPLAVGGSAERRGVIATCNYEARAYGVRSAMSSRHAVKLCPDLTIVKPRMDAYKEASREIQGIFREYTDLIEPLSLDEAYLDVSDCPHFSGSATRIAQDIRRKVSKRLHITVSAGVAPNKFLAKIASDWRKPDGLFVITPPQVEDFVAALPVTKLHGVGKVTADKLARLGIDSCLELREWSKLALVREFGSFGERLYSLARGIDDRVVQNDSRRQSISVENTYEADLPDLASCLGKLPELMQTLAERIGRIDSSYRPGKPFVKVKFHDFTQTTLEQAGAGRDLESYQQLLGQAFARGGKPVRLLGIGVRLLDLRGAHEQLELFSER; translated from the coding sequence ATGACGCAGCGCAAGATCATCCACGTCGACTGTGACTGCTTCTACGCCGCCATCGAAATGCGTGACGACCCGCGGCTGGCCGGCAAGCCTCTGGCCGTCGGTGGCTCTGCGGAGCGTCGCGGCGTGATCGCCACCTGCAACTACGAGGCGCGCGCCTATGGCGTGCGCTCGGCCATGAGTTCACGTCATGCAGTCAAACTCTGTCCTGACCTGACCATCGTCAAGCCCCGCATGGATGCCTATAAAGAAGCATCGCGGGAGATTCAGGGCATCTTTCGAGAGTACACCGACCTGATCGAGCCGCTGTCGCTGGACGAAGCCTACCTCGACGTCTCTGACTGCCCGCATTTTTCCGGCAGCGCCACGCGTATCGCCCAGGACATTCGGCGCAAAGTTTCCAAGCGCCTGCACATCACGGTTTCGGCCGGGGTGGCGCCGAACAAGTTTCTGGCCAAGATTGCCAGCGACTGGCGCAAGCCGGACGGGCTGTTCGTCATCACCCCGCCCCAGGTCGAGGATTTCGTCGCGGCCCTGCCGGTCACCAAGCTGCACGGCGTGGGCAAAGTCACTGCCGACAAGCTGGCGCGCCTGGGCATCGACAGTTGCCTGGAGCTGCGTGAGTGGAGCAAATTGGCGCTGGTGCGCGAATTCGGCAGCTTCGGCGAGCGCCTCTACAGCCTGGCCCGCGGCATCGACGATCGCGTGGTGCAGAACGATAGCCGGCGGCAGTCCATCAGCGTGGAAAACACGTACGAGGCCGACCTGCCCGATCTAGCCAGCTGCCTGGGCAAGCTTCCGGAGTTGATGCAGACCCTGGCCGAACGCATCGGGCGGATCGACAGCAGCTACCGCCCCGGCAAGCCGTTCGTCAAAGTGAAGTTCCACGATTTCACCCAGACCACCCTGGAGCAGGCGGGGGCGGGCAGGGACCTGGAAAGCTACCAGCAGCTATTGGGTCAGGCCTTCGCCCGGGGTGGCAAGCCGGTGCGGCTGTTGGGCATCGGCGTGCGTCTGCTGGACCTGCGTGGCGCCCACGAGCAACTGGAGCTGTTCAGCGAGCGCTGA